Proteins co-encoded in one Hydrotalea sp. genomic window:
- a CDS encoding branched-chain amino acid aminotransferase, protein MNTKIPAAPSIAPSMADRDGFIWYNGAMTKWRDANTHVLTHGLHYASVVFEGERAYNGKVFKLREHTQRLLDSAKMLRIPVVYNLDQLMAATNDVVKANKLPNCYLRPIVFRGPEVAGLLPSAAPGHVAIAAWEWPSYFDMATKMKGIRLQWAEWRRPAANTAPVHSKCAGVYMICTLAKMKAEEEGYNDAMFMDYRGLVAEATGANVFFKFNDGKVYTPTPDCFLNGITKNAVADIIRGMGVEVIERAIKPEDLKNATECFLTGTAAEVTPVKSVGEYQFAPGDFSQLVVKKFYEATGG, encoded by the coding sequence ATGAATACAAAAATTCCCGCCGCACCATCTATCGCGCCTTCAATGGCCGACCGCGATGGTTTTATTTGGTATAATGGCGCGATGACGAAATGGCGCGACGCCAATACCCATGTGCTGACCCACGGGTTGCATTATGCGTCGGTCGTGTTTGAGGGCGAACGTGCCTACAACGGCAAGGTTTTTAAATTACGCGAACATACGCAACGGCTGTTGGATTCGGCGAAGATGTTGCGCATTCCGGTGGTCTATAACCTTGACCAATTGATGGCCGCGACCAACGACGTGGTGAAGGCCAATAAACTGCCCAATTGTTACCTGCGGCCGATTGTGTTTCGCGGCCCCGAGGTTGCCGGTCTACTGCCCAGTGCCGCCCCGGGCCATGTGGCAATTGCCGCGTGGGAGTGGCCAAGTTATTTTGACATGGCAACCAAGATGAAGGGCATAAGGTTGCAATGGGCCGAATGGCGTCGCCCCGCCGCCAATACCGCGCCGGTGCACAGCAAATGCGCCGGGGTTTACATGATTTGCACCCTGGCCAAGATGAAGGCTGAGGAGGAGGGTTACAATGATGCGATGTTCATGGATTATCGCGGTCTGGTGGCCGAGGCAACCGGTGCCAATGTGTTTTTTAAATTCAACGATGGCAAGGTTTACACCCCAACCCCCGATTGCTTCTTGAATGGCATTACCAAAAACGCCGTGGCCGATATTATACGCGGCATGGGGGTCGAGGTTATCGAACGGGCGATAAAGCCAGAGGATTTGAAAAACGCCACCGAATGTTTCTTAACCGGCACCGCCGCCGAGGTAACGCCGGTTAAATCGGTTGGCGAATATCAATTTGCGCCGGGTGATTTTAGCCAGCTGGTGGTAAAAAAATTCTATGAGGCCACCGGGGGTTGA
- a CDS encoding ImmA/IrrE family metallo-endopeptidase → MEKNTTWAAEKWTQMVNLRNSMELPIDVEKIAHDLGAQVAYSNFKDAVGKGIANELKVDAIDISGMIEKKGNSYIITINKDHPKTRQRFTIAHELGHFILHKDKIDSSEGGLVDNILFRAGSTSVARDHIGAQTTPRMEAQANQMAADILMPFSKILEVSKRGGGKKSIEEMAQEFKVSTLAMAIRLDRREDAFIDYYDGWVADLQRTEKE, encoded by the coding sequence ATGGAAAAAAATACTACTTGGGCCGCTGAAAAATGGACGCAAATGGTAAATTTGCGCAATTCTATGGAATTGCCTATAGATGTAGAAAAAATCGCACATGATTTGGGCGCACAAGTTGCCTATAGCAATTTTAAAGATGCTGTTGGCAAAGGCATAGCAAACGAATTGAAGGTTGATGCGATTGATATATCAGGCATGATAGAAAAGAAGGGTAATAGTTATATTATCACTATCAACAAAGACCACCCTAAGACTAGACAGAGATTTACCATTGCTCACGAGCTTGGTCATTTTATTTTGCATAAAGACAAAATTGATTCTAGCGAGGGCGGGTTAGTTGATAATATACTTTTTAGAGCGGGTAGCACGAGCGTCGCGCGCGACCACATTGGCGCACAGACAACGCCACGTATGGAAGCGCAAGCCAATCAGATGGCCGCTGATATTTTAATGCCATTTAGCAAGATTTTAGAAGTAAGCAAACGTGGCGGCGGTAAGAAATCTATTGAAGAAATGGCGCAAGAATTTAAAGTTTCAACGCTTGCAATGGCGATTAGGTTAGATAGAAGAGAAGACGCCTTTATTGATTATTATGATGGCTGGGTAGCGGATTTACAAAGAACAGAGAAAGAATAA
- a CDS encoding Fur family transcriptional regulator, whose protein sequence is MAQRNPHPTSAKSRDKNARHNNATNHATNPGVMKSVIKSLRAAGLKLTPPRLTILQQLLSASQENDHNVTPEMLHQKIAANNPRAISLATIYRTLKVLEAKKIVLRHDFHNQKPHYEINIKSHHDHLIDVKSGRVIEFYDQELELLQEKIIARLGYEIIDHRLEIYAKPIKKNN, encoded by the coding sequence ATGGCGCAACGCAACCCCCACCCAACATCGGCCAAATCACGCGACAAAAACGCGCGCCATAATAATGCCACCAATCACGCCACCAACCCCGGCGTTATGAAATCAGTGATAAAATCATTGCGCGCCGCCGGCTTAAAATTAACCCCGCCGCGTTTGACAATTTTGCAACAATTATTGTCGGCCAGCCAAGAAAACGACCACAATGTTACCCCCGAAATGTTGCACCAAAAAATTGCCGCCAATAACCCGCGCGCCATTTCCTTGGCCACCATTTATCGCACGCTAAAAGTTTTGGAAGCAAAAAAAATCGTCCTACGTCATGATTTCCACAATCAAAAACCCCATTATGAAATTAATATCAAATCGCACCACGACCATTTGATAGACGTAAAATCGGGCCGGGTGATAGAATTCTATGACCAGGAATTGGAATTATTACAGGAAAAAATCATCGCGCGTTTGGGCTACGAAATCATCGACCACCGGTTGGAAATCTATGCCAAGCCCATCAAAAAAAACAATTAA
- a CDS encoding trimethylamine methyltransferase family protein — translation MVRRGNIKIDEALSLRGGIAVDSPATTPTDKASPALLHNAAVAILSSVGVAIKDDAWRREIISAGGVALATGRIALPEKIIDNALTTAPQKIERVAADKNLSFTQDDKKIFFALSAAASHVYEIAPDNNADQKSSQFSTLPPVTHRAITVADNLALVKLVHALPLFDMGGFFAKPDMLARELGAIDAAYDTMVAQLYNHFAKPFTVQLHNHDIMAQLSKKFPDLPQRASLSLAAFLPNLSLDGDLAASFMLAVKQNMTIDNHALTIAAATAPATTAGGITLGLAMNLAALVLAQIINPGIAFSFGFTPYASDLKQGTITTGSAETILLQQLAITMARFYNIPTIVSTTQTSAKVPDVQAGVEKSLGLLSLVQTAKAAQQGVIIGQCAGILGDLQIIGQTNLVTDHDMLGMVKRLSHAPTITADTIQQPVIERVLRKASHFFAEPETRQVMKSNYLYPLAQDRLSLTSWLAAGNFTADMLAKKIIDEDLLKK, via the coding sequence ATGGTTCGGCGCGGTAACATAAAAATTGATGAGGCTTTGTCGCTTCGCGGCGGCATCGCGGTCGACAGCCCTGCCACCACCCCAACCGATAAAGCCTCCCCCGCCCTGCTTCATAACGCGGCGGTGGCGATTTTATCATCGGTCGGCGTCGCTATTAAAGACGACGCCTGGCGGCGCGAAATCATATCGGCCGGCGGCGTAGCCTTGGCAACCGGCCGCATCGCTTTACCCGAAAAAATAATCGACAATGCCCTAACCACCGCCCCACAAAAAATTGAACGCGTCGCGGCGGATAAAAACCTGTCCTTTACGCAGGATGATAAAAAAATCTTCTTCGCCCTATCGGCCGCCGCCAGCCATGTTTATGAAATCGCGCCCGACAATAATGCCGACCAAAAATCATCGCAATTCTCAACCCTGCCGCCGGTTACCCATCGCGCCATCACGGTGGCCGATAACCTCGCCTTGGTGAAATTGGTGCATGCCCTGCCGCTGTTCGACATGGGCGGTTTTTTTGCCAAACCCGATATGCTGGCGCGCGAATTGGGGGCTATCGACGCCGCCTACGACACCATGGTGGCGCAACTTTACAACCATTTCGCCAAACCCTTTACGGTGCAATTGCACAACCACGATATTATGGCGCAGCTGAGCAAAAAATTCCCCGACCTACCGCAACGCGCCAGTTTATCCCTCGCGGCCTTCCTGCCCAATTTATCGCTCGATGGCGACCTCGCCGCCAGTTTCATGCTGGCCGTAAAACAAAACATGACCATCGACAACCATGCCCTGACCATTGCCGCCGCCACCGCGCCGGCCACCACCGCCGGCGGCATAACCTTGGGGCTGGCCATGAACCTGGCCGCGCTGGTGCTGGCGCAAATCATCAACCCGGGGATTGCGTTTTCATTCGGCTTCACGCCCTATGCCTCCGACCTGAAGCAGGGCACCATCACCACCGGCAGTGCCGAAACCATCTTGCTACAACAATTGGCCATAACCATGGCGCGGTTTTATAATATTCCCACCATCGTGTCGACCACGCAAACCTCGGCCAAGGTGCCAGACGTCCAGGCCGGCGTCGAAAAATCGCTCGGCCTGTTGTCGCTGGTGCAAACCGCGAAGGCCGCGCAACAGGGCGTCATCATCGGGCAATGCGCCGGCATCCTGGGCGATTTGCAAATCATCGGTCAAACCAATTTGGTAACCGACCATGATATGCTGGGCATGGTAAAACGCTTGAGCCACGCCCCAACCATTACCGCCGATACCATTCAACAACCGGTTATCGAACGGGTGTTGCGCAAGGCCAGCCATTTTTTCGCCGAACCCGAAACCCGCCAGGTGATGAAAAGCAATTACCTTTACCCCCTGGCGCAAGACCGGCTGTCCTTGACCTCTTGGTTGGCGGCTGGTAATTTCACCGCTGACATGTTGGCCAAAAAAATTATCGATGAGGATCTATTAAAAAAATGA